The following coding sequences are from one Musa acuminata AAA Group cultivar baxijiao chromosome BXJ1-6, Cavendish_Baxijiao_AAA, whole genome shotgun sequence window:
- the LOC103989600 gene encoding nuclear matrix constituent protein 1b, with protein MTSPRPGGTPASRAVNASKTPATGGTPLGDDAIWKRLKESGLDEESVKKRDKAALISYITKLESEIYEYQHHMGLLILERKELVSKYEQVKASSDSAEIAYKREEAKRSSALAEARKRELNLEKLLGIQKECVANIEKALHDNLVESAERKLAYESKIAEAHAMMTAAQEKLDEAEKKLLAAESLQAEANRTRNTAIRTLDDVEAREDELRRRLATFKSQCDAKENEISIQRQALYESQKTLHQQQERFLEGQTLLNQREEYIFERTKELNRIEKELEESKANIEEESRTLKLERSNLDLEIAALRNREEVIVKRESMLDKRERELLILQEKIACREHDEIQRIMEEHQSILEKKKSELEADIEQRHLLSKNELEARKIACEIREADLCSREVSLQEKEHAIELQSSVLAKKQEDVANKLRLLEEKEHNLSSTKREAEIEVQNMQKEREIFLKMKVDLEKTKAVLEDEKKEIILAEEKFEITLGERNELLLLENKLKEEIDSLRAQKLALVAEADILKAEKEKFEIEWEMIDEKREDLQKEAERIDEERKTLAQYLKNEHDSIKLEKENLHNQFKRDVERLSCEREEFICEMDRQHSDWFTKMQQERENFTKDIGIQRNELENSINERREEIETYLREKEESFEKDKVKELQLINSQKDMIAKQLEHVASEMQKLNTERLEIAQDREQREREWADIKRFTEALDLQCEKLQKQRELLHAEREEINQKIQQLKKLEELQIESENRALSVTQTDKCDAPVGKSCQCINGADRHIATPNGVSTMKLLPQGTPNPSTPTSVTKSWIKKCTEAMFKHSPEKDSDTGHEENVESKMLAKSRDFRFSEMDLQGYGNFADGKEVSVQEMDNFTPKRTKSNRQEKVNGQEIKCVRCTFDEQNMISDARPVAKSAQSPSEVGANSIKFNQALEDSGQKSRTLFSSINSWISRRKRSNDMLSHDHADMDSEPNPKQQKRPRQNGNFDVEGDCSNGLAEQQPNIDDECEPVLRNQTSGCEQLHAVAFKDQQHENMVVPNAEPIESSQHKLAVSNFDIVENGNFCKFEHSPLAGVGAATSSDANEISMKDKQVIDKEHIARKPSQETSVSASDLIVEDNDKLKEQDRYNEVLDELEDEDDGSGLSVKEKIWNFLIT; from the exons ATCTATGAATATCAACACCACATGGGGCTTCTTATTTTGGAGAGAAAGGAATTGGTTTCTAAATATGAACAAGTTAAAGCATCATCGGACTCTGCTGAGATTGCATATAAGCGTGAGGAAGCTAAACGGTCATCTGCTTTAGCTGAAGCACGAAAACGTGAACTGAATCTTGAAAAGCTTCTGGGCATTCAGAAAGAGTGTGTTGCAAAT ATTGAGAAGGCTTTGCATGACAACCTTGTCGAGTCTGCTGAAAGAAAGCTTGCATATGAAAGCAAGATTGCAGAAGCTCATGCAATGATGACTGCTGCACAAGAAAAGCTTGATGAGGCTGAAAAAAAGCTACTTGCAGCAGAATCTTTGCAAGCAGAAGCTAACCGAACACGCAATACTGCAATAAGAACATTAGATGATGTTGAAGCTCGTGAAGATGAACTTAGGAGGCGTCTTGCTACTTTTAAGTCTCA GTGTGATGCTAAGGAAAACGAGATCAGCATTCAAAGACAAGCTTTATATGAGAGCCAGAAAACTCTTCACCAACAGCAAGAGAGGTTTCTAGAGGGGCAGACATTATTAAATCAGAGGGAGGAGTACATTTTTGAAAGAACAAAAGAGTTAAACCGCATTGAGAAAGAACTGGAGGAATCAAAAGCTAATATTGAGGAAGAATCCAGAACTCTTAAGTTGGAAAGGTCTAACTTGGATTTAGAAATAGCTGCTCTCAGAAATCGGGAGGAG GTCATTGTTAAGCGTGAATCTATGCTTGATAAAAGAGAGCGTGAGTTGCTTATATTACAGGAAAAGATAGCATGCAGAGAACAT GATGAAATCCAAAGAATCATGGAGGAACATCAAAGTAtcttggaaaagaaaaaaagtgaATTAGAAGCTGATATTGAACAGAGGCACCTGTTGTCGAAGAATGAATTGGAGGCCAGAAAAATAGCATGTGAGATTAGGGAGGCTGATCTCTGTTCAAGAGAAGTTTCTCTCCAGGAAAAGGAACATGCTATTGAACTTCAATCATCTGTGTTAGCCAAGAAGCAAGAGGATGTGGCTAACAAATTGAGACTACTAGAAGAAAAAGAGCATAATTTAAGTTCTACAAAAAGAGAAGCAGAAATTGAGGTTCAAAATATGCAGAAAGAaagagagatctttctcaaaatgaaAGTGGACCTTGAGAAAACTAAAGCCGTCCTCGAAGATGAGAAGAAAGAAATTATTCTTGCAGAAGAGAAGTTTGAGATTACATTAGGAGAGAGGAATGAATTGCTGCTTCTAGAAAATAAACTTAAAGAGGAAATCGATAGTCTCAGAGCTCAGAAATTGGCACTTGTGGCTGAAGCTGATATACTGAAGGCAGAAAAGGAGAAGTTTGAGATTGAGTGGGAGATGATTGATGAAAAAAGAGAGGATCTACAGAAAGAAGCAGAAAGGATTGATGAAGAGAGAAAAACTTTAGCCCAGTATCTCAAAAATGAACATGATAGCATTAAGCTGGAGAAAGAGAATTTACATAATCAGTTCAAGAGAGATGTTGAGCGCTTATCTTGTGAGAGAGAGGAATTTATATGCGAAATGGATCGCCAACATTCAGATTGGTTTACCAAGATGCAGCAAGAGAGAGAAAATTTTACCAAAGATATTGGTATTCAGAGAAATGAATTAGAAAACAGTATCAATGAAAGGCGGGAAGAAATTGAAACTTACTTGAGGGAAAAGGAGGAATCATTTGAAAAAGACAAAGTTAAAGAACTTCAGCTTATAAATTCTCAAAAGGATATGATTGCAAAACAGTTGGAACATGTTGCATCAGAGATGCAGAAGCTTAACACTGAGAGGCTGGAGATTGCTCAGGATCGTGAACAGAGGGAAAGAGAGTGGGCTGATATAAAGAGATTTACTGAAGCACTTGATCTTCAATGTGAGAAGCTGCAAAAGCAGAGGGAATTGTTGCATGCTGAGCGAGAAGAaattaatcaaaaaattcaacagcTTAAGAAATTGGAGGAATTGCAGATTGAATCTGAAAATAGGGCTTTGTCTGTGACGCAGACTGATAAATGTGATGCTCCTGTTGGCAAAAGTTGCCAATGCATTAATGGCGCAGATCGGCATATTGCCACTCCTAATGGTGTCTCTACCATGAAGTTGCTTCCTCAGGGTACTCCAAATCCCTCAACCCCAACATCTGTCACTAAATCCTGGATTAAGAAATGCACCGAGGCGATGTTCAAGCATTCGCCAGAAAAAGATTCTGACACTGGTCATGAGGAAAATGTGGAGAGCAAAATGTTAGCCAAATCCAGGGATTTTAGATTTTCAGAGATGGATCTTCAAGGGTATGGGAATTTTGCTGATGGTAAAGAAGTTAGTGTCCAAGAAATGGATAATTTTACACCCAAAAGAACAAAGTCTAATAGGCAAGAGAAAGTAAATGGACAAGAGATCAAGTGTGTAAGGTGTACTTTTGACGAGCAAAACATGATTTCTGATGCACGACCTGTTGCTAAAAGTGCTCAAAGTCCATCCGAGGTAGGAGCGAACAGCATTAAATTTAATCAAGCATTGGAGGATTCTGGACAGAAATCTAGAACACTTTTCAGTAGCATCAATTCATGGATATCACGCAGAAAGAGGTCAAATGACATGTTATCCCATGATCACGCTGATATGGACTCGGAACCAAACCCGAAGCAGCAGAAAAGGCCTCGGCAAAATGGAAATTTTGATGTTGAAGGAGACTGTTCTAATGG TTTGGCTGAGCAACAGCCAAACATAGATGACGAATGCGAACCAGTATTGCGCAACCAGACTTCAGGATGTGAACAGCTGCATGCGGTAGCCTTCAAGGATCAGCAACATGAGAATATGGTGGTTCCAAATGCAGAACCAATCGAATCTTCACAACACAAATTGGCGGTGTCAAATTTTGACATTGTAGAAAATGGAAATTTCTGCAAATTTGAGCATTCTCCACTTGCTGGTGTTGGAGCAGCAACTAGTTCAGATGCTAATGAAATTTCTATGAAAGATAAACAAGTAATCGACAAAGAGCACATAGCCAGAAAACCATCCCAGGAGACTAGTGTG TCTGCGAGTGATCTTATTGTCGAGGATAATGACAAGCTTAAAGAGCAAGATAGGTACAATGAAGTGCTCGATGAATTAGAAGACGAGGATGATGGCAGTGGTCTGTCTGTCAAGGAGAAGATATGGAACTTTCTTATAACATGA